A single window of Microbispora hainanensis DNA harbors:
- a CDS encoding 6-carboxytetrahydropterin synthase: MDFSSVSLPPGKHTIGKLFDFEAGHRLPSLAPEHKCSRQHGHSYEVELILTAAVLEGPGFVTDFGDLAPFRRFLDTELDHHNLHEIMPVEPTSEHLAQFLAGWFIQNVEPGIPGRLVAVQVRETEHSWARFDVEER, encoded by the coding sequence ATGGACTTCAGCTCGGTATCGCTCCCGCCGGGCAAGCACACCATCGGCAAGTTGTTCGACTTCGAGGCCGGGCACCGGCTCCCCAGCCTCGCGCCGGAGCACAAGTGCTCGCGGCAGCACGGGCACAGCTACGAGGTCGAGTTGATCCTCACTGCGGCGGTCCTGGAAGGCCCAGGCTTCGTCACCGACTTCGGGGACCTCGCGCCGTTCAGAAGGTTCCTGGATACCGAGCTTGACCACCACAACCTGCACGAGATCATGCCCGTCGAGCCGACTTCTGAGCATCTGGCTCAGTTCTTGGCTGGCTGGTTCATCCAGAACGTCGAGCCGGGTATCCCCGGCCGACTGGTCGCCGTCCAGGTCCGGGAGACGGAGCACAGCTGGGCTCGCTTCGACGTGGAGGAGCGATGA
- a CDS encoding 7-carboxy-7-deazaguanine synthase QueE produces the protein MSEQSTAAISIRETGLIVAELFGPTFQGEGPSLGTRAAFLRLSRCNLTCSGRMPCDTPYTWDNVRYDLRNESSRRSVMEVGDELLLLDTPLVVITGGEPLIQQRKLVPLVRRLVDAGRRVEFETNGTFAPLSGLLIDGVRFNVSPKLSNASVPQRVRIVPEALTALAESGRSTFKFVATDRSDLDEIEDLVQRYGLTPVYVMPEGTTPDAVISRARELADDVIARGWSMTQRLHVLLWGDKRGR, from the coding sequence ATGAGCGAGCAAAGCACCGCTGCCATCTCGATACGGGAAACCGGCCTGATCGTCGCGGAACTGTTCGGCCCCACATTCCAGGGCGAAGGGCCCAGCCTCGGCACGCGGGCGGCCTTCCTCCGCCTTTCTCGGTGCAACCTGACCTGTAGCGGGCGGATGCCGTGCGACACCCCCTACACCTGGGACAACGTCCGATACGACCTGCGCAACGAGTCGTCGCGGCGCAGCGTCATGGAGGTGGGAGACGAACTGCTGCTTCTGGATACGCCGCTCGTGGTGATCACCGGCGGGGAACCACTGATCCAGCAGAGGAAGCTCGTCCCGTTGGTGCGCCGCCTGGTCGACGCCGGCCGCCGAGTGGAGTTCGAGACGAATGGCACATTCGCGCCGCTCTCCGGACTCCTCATCGACGGTGTCCGCTTCAATGTCTCGCCCAAGCTGTCCAACGCCAGCGTGCCACAGAGAGTGCGCATCGTCCCCGAGGCGTTGACCGCCCTGGCCGAAAGCGGTCGCTCGACCTTCAAGTTCGTCGCTACCGACAGGTCGGACCTGGACGAGATCGAGGATCTGGTGCAGCGCTACGGGCTGACTCCGGTGTACGTGATGCCGGAGGGCACGACTCCCGACGCGGTCATCTCTCGGGCCCGCGAGCTGGCCGACGACGTAATCGCCCGCGGCTGGTCGATGACCCAACGCCTTCACGTACTGCTGTGGGGTGACAAGCGAGGCCGCTGA
- a CDS encoding ATP-binding protein, with the protein MSPTTAALVHDYVLGELVDHFDFDLSGIAAPQSVARQQARTALSGRASREQIDDAVLVADELVGNALQHGYGVVSMTLDVYEKGVTVSVLDRGTDISAIPTAPSVDQVGNVENEGGRGLFLVAQFATAWMVQAVQGGKAVVAVFDLTGSAL; encoded by the coding sequence GTGTCCCCGACGACCGCCGCGTTGGTCCACGACTACGTTCTGGGAGAACTGGTTGACCATTTCGACTTCGACCTCAGTGGCATCGCCGCTCCCCAGTCAGTCGCCCGACAGCAGGCACGGACTGCACTGTCTGGCCGTGCCAGTAGGGAGCAGATCGACGACGCGGTGCTCGTGGCCGACGAATTGGTCGGCAACGCCCTACAGCACGGTTACGGAGTCGTCTCCATGACCTTGGACGTCTACGAGAAAGGCGTCACGGTAAGCGTCCTCGACCGCGGAACTGACATCAGTGCAATCCCGACGGCTCCATCGGTGGACCAAGTTGGCAATGTCGAAAACGAGGGCGGTCGCGGCCTGTTCCTGGTCGCGCAGTTCGCGACTGCCTGGATGGTCCAGGCGGTTCAAGGGGGAAAAGCCGTCGTGGCCGTTTTCGACCTGACCGGCAGTGCCCTGTGA
- a CDS encoding IS3 family transposase (programmed frameshift), with the protein MPAPRKYPQELRERAVRMVFEVRRQTGGAPGAIARVADQLGVHREALRGWVRQAEIDEGQRPGTSTADAQRIAELEREVRELRRANEILKAAAAFSRGRTRPTAAQVVAFIDAHRGAFGVEPICQVLQVATSTYYAAKSRPPSARAVRDAQLMAEITTVWNENFEVYGVRKMWKELNRRGTRVARCTVARLMKRLGLAGAVRGDHKRPTTTISEALTERTEDLVKRDFTAPAPNRLWVADLTYIPTASGFVYAALVIDAFSRMIVGWRLADHLRTDLALDALEMAIWRRGDGRRLEGLVHHSDRGCQYLSIRYTERLSGAGAVCSVGSRGDSYDNALAESTIGLYKTELIHRRGPWNGLDDVEIATMEWVDWYNNRRLHSACNDLPPAEFETHYRTQTATAILTPAS; encoded by the exons ATGCCAGCCCCGAGGAAGTATCCCCAAGAGCTTCGAGAGCGCGCGGTCCGGATGGTGTTTGAGGTTCGCCGGCAGACCGGCGGTGCCCCCGGCGCGATCGCCCGGGTGGCCGATCAGCTCGGTGTTCACCGCGAGGCGCTGCGCGGGTGGGTGCGCCAGGCCGAGATCGACGAGGGACAGCGTCCCGGCACCTCGACCGCTGATGCGCAGCGGATCGCCGAGCTGGAGCGTGAGGTGCGCGAGCTGCGCCGCGCCAACGAGATCCTCAAGGCCGCGGCCGCTTTTTCGCG CGGCCGAACTCGACCCACGGCCGCCCAGGTAGTTGCCTTCATCGACGCTCACCGCGGCGCTTTCGGCGTCGAGCCGATCTGCCAAGTGTTGCAGGTGGCGACGTCGACGTACTACGCGGCCAAGTCCCGCCCGCCCTCCGCGAGGGCGGTGCGGGACGCCCAGCTCATGGCCGAGATCACCACGGTGTGGAACGAGAACTTCGAGGTGTATGGCGTGCGCAAGATGTGGAAAGAGCTCAACCGGCGCGGCACCCGCGTGGCGCGGTGCACCGTGGCCCGGCTGATGAAGCGCCTGGGGCTTGCCGGGGCGGTGCGCGGGGATCACAAGCGGCCCACGACAACGATCTCCGAAGCCCTCACCGAGCGGACCGAAGACCTGGTCAAACGCGACTTCACCGCCCCCGCCCCGAACCGGTTGTGGGTCGCCGACCTGACCTACATCCCCACCGCGTCGGGGTTCGTGTACGCGGCGCTGGTGATCGACGCGTTCTCGCGGATGATCGTCGGCTGGCGTCTGGCCGATCATCTGCGCACCGACCTGGCGCTGGACGCGCTGGAGATGGCCATCTGGCGTCGCGGAGACGGACGGCGGCTGGAAGGGCTGGTGCACCACTCCGACCGCGGCTGCCAGTATCTGTCGATTCGCTACACCGAGCGCCTGTCGGGTGCCGGGGCGGTCTGCTCGGTCGGCTCCCGTGGGGACAGCTATGACAACGCCCTGGCCGAAAGCACCATCGGGCTGTACAAAACCGAGCTGATCCACCGGCGCGGCCCGTGGAACGGCCTGGACGACGTCGAGATCGCCACCATGGAATGGGTCGACTGGTACAACAACCGGCGCCTCCACAGCGCCTGCAACGACCTCCCACCAGCCGAATTCGAGACCCACTACCGAACACAAACCGCCACGGCTATCCTCACCCCAGCCAGCTAA
- a CDS encoding IS256 family transposase, producing the protein MLTVVPDPADGDRRTADAPVSSSLIDEIVREGARRMLAEALKAEVDAYIAQFSDQRDDDGRRLVVRNGYHQAREVLTAAGAIEVKAPRVNDRRVDEVTGERKRFSSAILPPWARKTPKITEVLPLLYLHGLSSGDFVPALGQFLGSAAGLSAPVITKLTEQWKAEQRAFADRDLSGVDYVYLWADGVHVNVRLEEHRLCLLVMIGVRADGRKELIALSDGYRESTESWADLLRDCKRRGMRAPVLAVGDGALGFWAALGEVFPRARAQRCWFHKIANVLGAMPKSAQSGAKKALAEIWNAEDKDHALAAVKAFQAAYGAKYGKAVAKVVDDVDELLAFYDFPAEHWVHLRTTNPIESTFATVRHRTKVTKGPGSRAAGLAMAFKLIESAQARWRAVNAPHLVALVRAGATFVNGKLVERPDDQPSPAAA; encoded by the coding sequence GTGCTCACCGTAGTCCCTGACCCCGCTGACGGCGACCGCCGTACCGCAGACGCCCCGGTCTCCTCCTCCCTGATCGACGAGATCGTCCGGGAAGGCGCCCGCAGGATGCTCGCCGAAGCGCTCAAAGCCGAGGTCGATGCCTATATCGCCCAGTTCTCCGATCAGCGTGACGACGATGGGCGCCGTCTGGTGGTGCGTAACGGCTACCACCAGGCGCGCGAGGTGCTGACCGCGGCCGGCGCGATCGAGGTCAAGGCGCCCAGGGTCAACGACAGGCGCGTCGATGAGGTCACCGGCGAGCGCAAGCGCTTCTCCTCGGCGATCCTGCCGCCCTGGGCGCGCAAGACACCGAAGATCACCGAGGTGCTGCCACTTCTCTACCTGCACGGCCTGTCCTCCGGTGACTTCGTCCCAGCGCTGGGGCAGTTCCTCGGCTCGGCGGCCGGCCTGTCGGCGCCGGTCATCACGAAGCTGACCGAGCAGTGGAAGGCCGAGCAGCGTGCCTTCGCCGACCGTGACCTGTCGGGCGTGGACTACGTCTACCTGTGGGCCGACGGGGTGCACGTCAACGTCCGCCTGGAGGAGCACCGTTTGTGCCTGCTGGTGATGATCGGCGTGCGCGCCGACGGCCGTAAGGAGCTCATCGCGCTGTCCGACGGCTACCGCGAGTCGACCGAGTCGTGGGCCGACCTGCTGCGCGATTGCAAACGGCGGGGGATGCGCGCGCCGGTGCTGGCCGTCGGGGACGGCGCACTGGGGTTCTGGGCCGCCCTCGGTGAGGTGTTCCCGCGGGCCAGGGCTCAAAGGTGCTGGTTTCACAAAATCGCCAACGTGCTGGGAGCCATGCCGAAGTCCGCACAGAGCGGCGCGAAGAAGGCGTTGGCGGAGATCTGGAACGCCGAGGACAAAGACCACGCCCTGGCGGCGGTGAAGGCGTTCCAGGCCGCTTACGGGGCCAAGTACGGCAAGGCCGTGGCCAAGGTCGTCGACGACGTGGACGAGTTGCTAGCGTTCTACGACTTCCCAGCCGAGCATTGGGTGCATCTGCGCACGACCAACCCCATCGAGTCGACGTTCGCCACCGTGCGGCACCGCACCAAGGTCACCAAAGGCCCCGGTTCACGGGCGGCCGGGCTGGCCATGGCGTTCAAGCTGATCGAGTCAGCCCAGGCCCGCTGGCGCGCGGTCAACGCACCCCACCTCGTCGCCCTGGTCCGCGCCGGGGCCACCTTCGTCAACGGCAAGCTCGTCGAACGCCCCGACGATCAGCCCTCACCAGCAGCTGCTTAG